The stretch of DNA GATTTACCTAAAAAGATaaagcaagaaaaaaaaaaggaattaagaataatattaaatttataagcATTGATGAACCCCATTTAAAGTCTTATAGtgaaataaaattagacaaaaactATTAGGACATACTTAGATGTGTATGTCataataatttcaaatattAATTAACTCACCATCCATCCAACTTGTATAGTATCAGGTCCATTTTTGATTGTCATATGAGATACACTATAATGAGGTTTTATTGTAGTAGCTAAACCATGTAAACTCATAATAACACCACCTCCATTGTATTTCCCTCCAGGCTTTGTTTGAAGCACAGCGTgctaaaaaaataatcatatacTTTTAGTaattcatatttaatttattatatataaatcataacaagTAAACATAAGAGCTGTATAGAAGAAAATGTATCAAAAACTTACATGAAGACCTTGCTTCTCAACTGTTTgaggagtaattactcctgaagaAAATGCTTTTGTGAACAATTTAGATCGAATGAGATCTTCTTTTGTAGTTCTTTTAACGGGAACTGTTCCAGTTGGACATCCTAAACCTTTTATTTCTACCATTTCATATTcgatatttgttttattttcattttcgttgatatttttatttaattttgtaggaCGAGAAGAAGGCTTCATCTGCaccaataatataatttatattatcaagaataatatttattttgtatgtattaattgataaattaaaatgatgtattaacatatttataaaataaaattacaacaaACCGTATGGTGATAATTATGATCCTTCAATAGAGGATGATCGAATGCTGGTTGCTTATAGAAATCAACACAATCATAAATAGATCCATCATCTCTCTgcaattatataaattatttttatttggctTGCAATTTATAAACATCATcatatctaaatttaatttctaaaactAAACTAgcacaataaaatttatataacaacacacaaaaatataaattaataatgacaatattattttgttttattaaaaaaatctaatatatataaaataatcaaattttgtaaaatatattttaaaattctcattaaaaatcaacacaataataaaataactccATCATTTACCTGCaagtatatataaattattttttaattgtcatgcaATTTTTAGATATCACCATTatctaaatttaatttctaaaaaaattaaaaattgtgtttatttaaatatttgagTGGCCTATTTGCTaaagtaatttataatttatataataacacACAACAATGTAaacctaataataatatattttttttacttaaaaactaagcatagaaatttaaatttgtgatttcattattcgttattagatcaaaatttgatggtttgatatttttaaaattaatatttacagTTAAATTTGTAGTAACCATTCATAGGTAATActcattaagaagtgttccatatacatatatatcgaAAACCAaatgaaatttatttaaaaaataaaaaataaaaattacttggATGGTCTTCACTGTTGACTTGTTCAATTGCTTAAGTTGCTCATCTATTTCCAAGTGTTCTTCTTTTGATATTGATGATGATAATGTTTCTTCAGCATTAGCATAATATGAAATATAACATAATATACTAATTAGGATAATTGCCCTAATCGCCATGGATGAATGAGATTTTGGGTTTCTGCATAAGCCAAAACAAtcacaatattaaaaaataattaaaataatataatattcaatagtatatatttataatattgatCAAAAAAttagaggaaaaagaaaaagggggaTTGAATTTGTATGTGTGTACCTTGATGAAAGGctcataagaaaattatttgatGAATAGAATTTTTGCAATTTAGTGGAATATTTATAGGTACTTATTATGTCTATATTTAactatataaagatatatttagTGAAGGATATATTTAGTGAAGGATTgtaaatgtatgtatatatatagttatggaTATGGTTAATTAGAATTATCTAAATCAAATATTCTAAATATGCACTTATGACATTGACTACTAATAATAAATTGTTctaaaaactaaattaaatggGTTTCGGATAGGCACAATGAAATGAATAATTAGATAGTGTgcaaaattaaaagtcgtcagTGGTATCTAACACTTTCTCATCGTTATTATATTGCTATTAATAAGTATCAAATctcataaataatttaatatgttaACTTTTAAAGAATATTACTAATTAGAGGCGGAACTATAACTTTATTGCAAGggggctaaattttaaaatttagtattaaataaaaatttatagcacataattattaaatttatatttaatataaaaatttagaataatttcttTTGTATGTCAAAAATTTCctaaaaaatgttaaaatttttagaaaatatattctatttttaaattgaaaaaactAATACACTTGTAATCAAAGTACAggttaaataaacatataaataaaataatttttataattaacaaAATCTAACACTTAGTTAAAGGAGAGATATCTCAACTTTTactttaaaaatgaaaattaataattagtaaataattttgagccagaataaaaaaaaattaatttaataagcaATTGCCTTATAAAGTTAGTTATATtctaaaaatcaatttaaattttatttttattaaaatgtaatatattttatttttttaataaactaaatacttaaaattacacTATATAAGAAAAATCTGTAATACATTCTAGTAGACactcttatcttttttttttttttttttttatttttttataatcgtgtatgttgtagttatttaggatcacttataaatttttagaaaaatctgaatagtttacaatatcgaaaataaagttcaaatatttatttacgaCCTATATTAGAAGAAATAGTTATGCGTGCAATAAATTATTCGAACCTTATTTTCATTACTGTAAGTTAttcaaaaatttctaaaaatatacAGATAGCcctaaataactacaacgtacacgatcatgaaaaaaaataaaataaaaaactctcTTGAAAGTCGAATTAGATAAAAAATCTACCGGAACACTCTTTTAGAGATTGTACTATAAACCTTCTATATTAGTTGCCCACACACTTaatttacattatatatattaattgtatttttaaattaataataaattttgttaAGCAGGTATACAATTAAACTTGGCTATGGAACTCTTGTTACTACTCAACCCGTTAAGCTGTGGTATGGGAAGGTCTGGAGCCGGTTCATTATTCCTAAGCACAAATTTATTTTATGGCTTGCGGTGATGGATAGACTTCAGAAAAAGAGTCGACTATTgaagtttaatatttttgatCACGATTCTTGTTTGATTTGTGAGATAGAAGCCAAGAAATTTAGCTTCAAACAACAAGTTTTTGTAACAGTTGTGGCAGCTATTGTTTATAATGTTTGGAGAGGTAAAAATGAGTGTTTATGGAATTATTGTTTGCCTACAATGAATACACTAATTTTTAAAGTGAAACAAGATGTAAGATATAGAATTTCAAGTGTAATGCCAAAAAATAGTATCTAGAAAGGATAGAGAATGGTTTGAGAGTTTATAAATAAAGATTATATGTATAGAAAATTTCAAGCCTTTTTTCAGGTTGCTGATTAGGTATACAAGTTGGTTAAGGAAATATAATAAgcatttcttaaaaaaaataaaattgtttatatatattaatattactttataaatatttttatatattgaaagtgcctatttaataaaaaatcttGGTTTAACGTTTTTTTTATCTGTTAACTTAGATTAcgcttttaaaataaaaataaaatatttgtgAACAAATTCGTTTCCCTTTTATCCGCTTCTCTTGTTAAGAGGTTAGCTTATTTCAAaacaatcaaaacaagaaaaaaaataaaaagaaaaaaaatctacttCACTTGCAAGAATATCGTGATTTTAAACCGCCAAGACTgagaaaaaattaaacataaagaACAATTTGGGTCTCAATTCTCTCTCACACATTGGAGCGCCTTGGAGAGTTCTGAATTCTTATTCAGGTGGTACATACATGTTGAAAATTTCAGCCACTGAAAAATATCTCAGTCAATAGTCACTACTGACATTCTCGTTTGGCCAACCCTCAACCCTAGAATTCGACCAAGATGAGGCTGCTCAAAGTAGCTACTTGTAATTTAAACCATTGGGCTATGGATTTCGATTGCAATTTGAACAACATCAAACATTCattcttgttcaagtcatggtgatccccattAATCTACACTCAAGATTGTGAGCGagtatatatatcttattcTTCATATTATATTACACGTGTTGTAATTCATCTCTTCTACCAACTTATATATAATagatatagtgtatatatgtattataacaTTTAtgtaatcaatctcttattttagctctcgtattatttttacaattaagttataatttatcttcatttatattccattatatataaaatctctaacaattaTTACTTTCCTACATtgtgtttattttttcaaaagttATTACTTTGGATTTTTATCTCTATATGTTAAGATTCAATCTTGAGTATTTGTATGAATTatcctttttattattattattttaaattcttacttaatatatatatatatataggactcAATTCACATTAGGATTAAGCACATATTAATTCTTGTATATTTGGATTTATATAGAaggaaattaaaaaagaaaattaagtgAAATTGAAATGAATAATATGTTATGAACAAAACCCACATGGAAATGcaaataagaaataaatatttCCCATTCTTTTTACAAGAAAtctagattaaaaaaaatgctttaattttttttagtaaatatttGTTTTTCAATGTTCTCCCCCTGAAAAAGATTATTTTGAAAGTgaagattaattaaaattttagaatatatttaaaagtgagaataacttaaataatttataatatttcaacaaaaatgacaatatatatttatgtataattttataatatttaaaagtgAGTTATGAAAAAACCGAAATGATCAACATTATTTGcttaaaatgtataattttataattttgttgcTCGGTTGTGTTTGTAATAGTTTTGTAATTAATGAAAAATCTCTTttcttgattaaaaaaaaaagtgagaatAATTTACTTAAATTTATTAACATGGAAAAATTGTGTAAAGCTAAGTTAATATTATAAATGTTTCACTTTATTCGTATTTTCTATATTTTCAACTCGAATTCCATTATTACTTTGcaactaaaacaataaaaaaaaaattactccaAATATTTAGTTTTACTTTAAATCACATCATCATCCTATATAAcatgaaaaaaaaggtataattatattaaaaatatatcttttttgctaaaaaaagaagaaaaaatcaagttaatcctttttttttttttctagtgaaGAATCAAATGTAAGCTTTAAAACCTAACCTACAATGAatatttcaacaaaaaaatgacaataaataaatatagttttataatatttaaaattacaaaacttacttaaattaattaacatTGGGTTCTGAAAAGGGTAATAGAGGAATTCACCTTAAAGCTTGGGACAAACTCTGTCTCCCCAAGTCTCTAGGGGGTCTGGGCTTCCGTAAATCCAAAGAAATGAACCAAGCTTTCCTCGCTAAGTGGGGGTGGCATCTTCTGACTGGGAACCAGTCTTTATGTTGTCGTATCCTTGAGGCCAAATATCTTAAAGGAAAGTCCTTTCTAGATTGTGCTCCGAAAGCCTCGGACTCCTGGTTCTGGAAGAATGTTACTAAGTCAAGAGACGTTATTCGTAAGGGGGCTTGTAAACGTGTGGGTGATGGCCAGGATACAAACATTTGGTTGGATCCTTGGATTGCGCATCTAAAGGGATTCACTGACCAAGTGGGCGGGACATGATTAGAGAGACTAAGGTAGCCGAGCTCTTGTTACAAAATGGTGGATGGAACTTCCAGCTGCTCCACCAGTTGTTTAATCGAGAAACGATCTCTGCTATCCTCAGTGAAGGAGTCCCTACTGGCCGGGGTAAGGATAGCTGGGTCTGGACCTTGGAAAATAATGGTAGGTTCTCCTGCAAATCTGCCTATTTGGCCCAAACCATGGATAATTCTATCCTTCCAGAAGTTGCTCCCTCCTTGTGGAACAAGCTTTGGAATAGTAAAATCCCTGAGAGACTCAAAGTCCTTTGGTGGTGCATTCTGTCTAAGGCTCTCCCAGTTCGTTCAGTGTTAGGTAGAAGGTTCCCTGTTGAGGACGAGAGCCGCACTTGTGCGGAGCGAAGTGAAACTTTGGAGCATTTATTTCTCTCTTGTAATGTTGCCTTTCACCTATGGCGATCTTCTCCTTGGGGTATATTCCCCATCTGTGATACGGGTATAAGAATGTGGGACTGGGTTAAGTTCTTATGGGAGCTCAAAAACAAAGGCATTAATGAacaagaaatttttttatacgCTTCGCTCACCGTTGACACCATCTGGCGGACAAGAAATGAAAAGGTACATAATAATAGTCCGGTAGATATCTTTAAATGTATTGATCTTGTCgttttcttttgcagatcatcATGCTTACTTGCTCCCTTGTCCAACCCGATGCCTGACGGAATCTTGGAGTCCACCCCCACAGGATTGGTTGAAGCTCAACTGTGACGTTAGGGTGGGGATGGATAGCATGTGCGCAGTGGTTGCAAGGGATCACGTCGGCAAGGTGATCTGGGTATCTACAAAAAGACTGGATTTTTCTAGTGCTCTCTGTGGAGAAGCGGCGGCCTGCTGTTTGGCCTTAGAGGAGGCTAAAGCTCGCGATATTCAGTACCTTATAGTGGAGAGTGATTCGAGGGTGGTGATTGACGTCCTTAATGGGAAGGAGTCCCGTTGGGAGATTAATAACTACGCCTCATTTTGTAAAACCACCTCCACCTCTTTTATTGATTGTAATTTTCATTTCGTTCGTAGACAGTGTAATTTTatggcccataatgtggctaacTGGGCTTTTTCCATTCAGAGGTTTGGCTCTGTGCCGATTTCCTCTTTGCCTGAAATTATATGTTGTAATGACCGGGAGGTCTAACATTTCCTAATCTAATATAAGTacgcttttcttcaaaaaaaaaaaaaaaaattaacatccaAAAACTATGTAAAGCTAAATTAATATCATAAATGATTCACTTTATTCATCTTCTCTATATTTTCATCTCAAACTCCATTATTTCTTAACAAAAAgcacaagaaaaataaaaagtaaaaaattactcccaaatatttatttttatttttacattaatcACACCATtaccatataacataaaaaaaattataattatattaaaaaaatatatattttttgctaCCAATAGtttaatacaaaaaaatattgcGATTCGATTTTTGCTACTGTAAAATTAGTCTTGTCTCTGTGACATATTTTTGAGTGTTTTAGTCTTATCTTTATGACATAGTTTTAAGTGTTTCAATCTTATCTGTGTGACATTATTAGTTCTTCTTTGTTCTTCAATGTTCGTCATCAAATCGTTATTAGCCGTTGGGAATAACAAGTTTTTCGCGACTGAAAGGGTTATTAGTATAATAATTAAGTGCTAAAGCTATGAGATTGAATGAACTTGctataactgttgttgtatctTTTTGACAGCAGATGAAACTTAACATatgtgtttttaaaattaactgTGATGTTAgaatatttataatttgtttgtggatgtaaaagttaatagactcattatttggctcattatttatttaataaaattctattatttatttaaaataaaaaaaaaattacaataaatatatatttttttttgctaatttacaaaataattatgtgtatatatatatgtatatatatacagtagaactCAACCATCTCCCGCTTCAATCCTGGTCTTATCTTTGTCCGTACAACTCTGTATGATCTGGTCTCTCTCGACTCCGTTGAATCTCAGGTGACcatctctttttcttcttcaaattcctTTGATTTCAGCTAATTTCCCCTTTTcaattttgtttatataaacataattttatctgtattttgtttttttggtaTCTGATGGTGATCTAGGGTTTTCGATCTTCAGCTCTTCGAGCTATGGTTAGATTCGATTAAACCCCCAAAAAATCAAACAAAGTACTTCCTCGACTAGAAACCCTTAAACCCCCAAATAAAGTTTCTATTTCTGTAAAATTGGGTCCTCCGATCAACACGATTCGCCATCAGGTTAGCTTCTGTTACTAATTTATGTGTGTATTTTGATCTGtgaagatatttataaattgaAACGTAGTTGATTAGTGGATATGTAATTGTTTGATCAGATTGAGTTTGTTGGGATCATTGGGTGTTGTTATTGAATTTGGTGGAAGCATTCAAAGTTTGATACTTTTTTGGATATATTTAAGTGGAAAACAAAATCCAATCTTGTTGTGATGAAAATTATTTAGCTTGATTCATTTTCCTCTTAGAAACTAAGTCACATTTTCCTCGTAggtttaagttttattttagtaataattaGTTTCTCAAGTGGCATTTGAAAGATAGTAGATTTCTTTTGTTTACTTACTTTGCTAAGTTGTTAATTGATAACTTAATCCCATTTCTGGGGTTTTTGTATAATGACAGGGAAATTAGAAAGCAAGCATTGATTGAAGTTCATTTCAGTTCAGATAAGGTTTTCAGTTCATTTCAAGGCATTAGGGGAAAAACAATGTTAGGCTCAGGAAATAATTTAAATAGGAGTACTGCACCATCCTCTAATGTGCCACCATTGCCTCAATGTTTGCCATTGGAGCCTATTACGTTGGGAAATCCAAAATATCCTCGCCCAGGAGAGTTAAGACGTGCTCTAGGTGTTCCCAGTACTTCTGAGAATCATTCTTTTGGTGCTTCTCATCCTAAAGCACCGCCTCCAGCTGGAAAGGATGAAATAAAGCACTTTAAAGAAACTGTGCTAGATGGCTCTAAGAAGGCCAGGTACATTTTATCCACACTCTTTTGTCCGGCTACTACTTTTACATGGCGCTGTTTTTAACAGAATTTACGTAGTGGCATATTAATGATGGCTATTATAGCCGTAGCTAAATTGGGCATTCATACGTTTATGTAATATGTAAGCTTTGAATtacatgaaattaaaaaaatgtaaaatgaaaaataagaaataagaaattaataatcTTAGAATTACAAGAATTAACACATAATGTTAATTCATTATAATTAAGCACACAAAGTTCAAAAAACTGAATGGAAACTTGGGAAATACAAAGCCTAGGATATATTTAGACAGGATAGAAGAAAAGCTATTAGTTTTCGCTTCTATTACtggttttattatttgtatttgttTGAGAAATACAAAtaagaattttaagaaaaaatgaaaaataagaaataagaaattaataatcTTAGAATTATAAGAATTAACACATAATGTTAATTCATTATAAT from Cannabis sativa cultivar Pink pepper isolate KNU-18-1 chromosome 2, ASM2916894v1, whole genome shotgun sequence encodes:
- the LOC115719122 gene encoding protein neprosin-like, with the translated sequence MSLSSRNPKSHSSMAIRAIILISILCYISYYANAEETLSSSISKEEHLEIDEQLKQLNKSTVKTIQRDDGSIYDCVDFYKQPAFDHPLLKDHNYHHTMKPSSRPTKLNKNINENENKTNIEYEMVEIKGLGCPTGTVPVKRTTKEDLIRSKLFTKAFSSGVITPQTVEKQGLHHAVLQTKPGGKYNGGGVIMSLHGLATTIKPHYSVSHMTIKNGPDTIQVGWMVNPGLYGDSHTHAFIFSQAGGRSCFYTHCPGFVIVNTEIPLDQVYKLLSKRGEAVYVTQFFIYRDAINGNWWLEYGKDGTQIGFWPGRIFSSLNTGSNHVEWGGEAYTPPGQKPTRMGNGFRPRGDSRKDAFMDQITIIDESHKQVIAANTQKFIDNVHLYNVMDWGLKGSYGHVFSYGGPFISSF